The following proteins are co-located in the Frigidibacter mobilis genome:
- the idi gene encoding isopentenyl-diphosphate Delta-isomerase: MTDLIPAWLDGSLTPVDKLEVHRRGLRHKAVSVFVLAGERVLIQRRAAGKYHTPGLWANTCCTHPHWDEPAADCALRRLREELGIERLALTAAETVEYRADVGNGMTEHELVEIFVAEAPADLPVSPDPAEVSAIRWIALRDLLDEVEVDPDRFTPWLRIYLTDHRDRIFGRRVGGR, encoded by the coding sequence ATGACCGACCTGATCCCCGCCTGGTTGGACGGCAGCCTCACCCCGGTGGACAAGCTGGAAGTGCATCGCCGCGGTCTGCGCCACAAGGCGGTGTCCGTCTTCGTGCTGGCAGGCGAGCGGGTGCTGATCCAGCGCCGCGCCGCGGGCAAGTATCACACGCCGGGGCTGTGGGCGAACACCTGCTGCACCCATCCGCATTGGGATGAACCTGCCGCGGATTGCGCCCTGCGCCGGCTGCGCGAAGAGCTGGGGATCGAGAGGCTGGCCCTGACCGCCGCCGAAACCGTCGAATATCGCGCCGATGTGGGCAATGGCATGACCGAGCATGAGCTGGTCGAGATTTTCGTGGCCGAGGCGCCGGCCGATCTGCCCGTCAGCCCCGACCCCGCCGAAGTGTCGGCCATCCGCTGGATCGCGCTGCGCGACCTTCTGGACGAGGTCGAGGTCGACCCCGACCGCTTTACCCCCTGGCTGCGGATCTACCTGACCGACCACCGCGACCGCATCTTCGGGCGGCGCGTGGGCGGCCGCTGA